A stretch of Pseudomonas sp. LRP2-20 DNA encodes these proteins:
- a CDS encoding LysR family transcriptional regulator, which translates to MNRNDLRRVDMNLLVLFEALMIERNLTRVGEKLFITQSTVSAALARLRELFDDPLLIRSGRAMEPTPRAMQIFAELGPAMDVISSAISRARDFDPANSCNQFRLGLSDDAEFGLFPALLQALREEAPDISVVVRRANFLLMPGLLASGEISVGVSYTTDLPATAKRRKLRDIGVRVLRADDRPGPLSLDEYCARPHVMVSFSGDMSGNIDLDLARIGRCRKVVLAVPQFGSLRALLRNTELIATVPDYAACALADDGSLRADPAPFEITEAELSMVWSGAHDNDPAERWLRERILQYMARPS; encoded by the coding sequence ATGAACCGCAACGACCTGCGCCGTGTCGACATGAACCTGCTGGTGCTGTTCGAAGCCCTGATGATCGAACGCAACCTGACCCGCGTCGGCGAAAAGCTGTTCATCACCCAGTCCACCGTCAGCGCCGCCCTCGCCCGCCTGCGCGAACTGTTCGACGACCCGCTGCTGATCCGCAGCGGCCGGGCCATGGAGCCGACCCCGCGGGCCATGCAGATCTTCGCCGAGCTGGGCCCGGCCATGGATGTGATTTCGTCGGCCATCAGCCGCGCCCGCGACTTCGACCCGGCCAACAGTTGCAACCAGTTCCGCCTGGGCCTGTCGGACGATGCCGAGTTCGGCCTGTTCCCCGCCCTGCTGCAGGCCTTGCGCGAAGAAGCGCCCGACATCAGCGTGGTGGTGCGCCGCGCCAACTTCCTGCTGATGCCGGGCCTGCTGGCCAGTGGCGAGATATCCGTGGGCGTGAGCTACACCACTGACCTGCCGGCCACCGCCAAACGCCGCAAGTTGCGTGATATCGGCGTGCGTGTGCTGCGCGCCGACGACCGCCCGGGCCCGCTGTCCCTCGACGAGTATTGCGCCCGGCCCCATGTGATGGTGTCGTTCTCCGGCGACATGAGCGGCAACATCGACCTCGACCTCGCCCGCATCGGCCGCTGCCGCAAGGTGGTGCTGGCCGTACCGCAGTTCGGCAGCCTGCGTGCCCTGCTGCGCAACACCGAACTGATCGCCACCGTGCCGGACTACGCCGCCTGTGCCCTGGCCGACGATGGCAGCCTGCGCGCCGACCCGGCGCCGTTCGAGATCACCGAGGCCGAGCTGTCGATGGTCTGGAGCGGCGCCCACGACAACGACCCGGCCGAACGCTGGCTGCGCGAGCGCATCCTGCAGTACATGGCCCGCCCGAGCTGA
- the glcE gene encoding glycolate oxidase subunit GlcE — MSMDRDMSQDLLEQVNQALNLGTALRIQGGNSKAMLGRPVAGEILDTRNHRGIVSYDPTELVLTARAGTPLLEIEAALHEAGQMLPCEPPHLGAEATLGGMVAAGLSGPRRPWAGSVRDYVLGTRVITGHGKLLRFGGEVMKNVAGYDVSRLMAGSFGCLGLLTEVSLKVLPRPRECLSLRLPMDRHQALAELAEWGQQPLPISAACHDGATLYLRLEGGAGSVQSARQRLGGEVLDSSFWSDLREQRLGFFNDPAPLWRLSLPTASGELDLPGQQLIDWGGAQRWLKSTAPAQEIREQVAKVGGHATGYTPGDDSTAPLPAALMRYHHALKQQLDPQGVFNPGRLYPDL, encoded by the coding sequence ATGAGCATGGACCGCGACATGAGCCAGGACCTGCTCGAACAGGTCAACCAGGCCCTGAACCTGGGCACAGCGCTGCGCATCCAGGGCGGCAACAGCAAGGCCATGCTCGGCCGCCCGGTAGCCGGCGAAATCCTCGATACCCGCAACCACCGTGGCATCGTCAGCTACGACCCGACCGAACTGGTGCTCACCGCCCGCGCCGGCACGCCATTGCTGGAGATCGAGGCAGCGCTGCACGAGGCCGGGCAGATGCTGCCCTGCGAACCCCCGCACCTGGGCGCCGAAGCGACCCTGGGCGGCATGGTCGCGGCCGGGTTGTCCGGGCCGCGCCGGCCGTGGGCCGGTTCGGTTCGTGACTACGTGCTCGGCACGCGGGTGATCACCGGGCACGGCAAGCTGCTGCGTTTTGGCGGCGAGGTGATGAAGAACGTCGCCGGCTATGACGTCTCGCGGCTGATGGCCGGCAGCTTTGGCTGCCTGGGGCTGCTGACCGAGGTGTCGCTGAAGGTCCTGCCACGCCCACGCGAGTGCCTCAGCCTGCGCCTGCCGATGGACCGCCACCAGGCCCTGGCCGAACTGGCCGAATGGGGCCAGCAGCCCTTGCCGATCAGCGCGGCCTGCCACGATGGGGCAACGTTGTACCTGCGCCTGGAAGGCGGTGCAGGCTCGGTGCAATCGGCCCGCCAGCGCCTGGGCGGCGAGGTGCTCGACAGCAGCTTCTGGAGCGACCTGCGCGAGCAGCGCCTGGGCTTCTTCAATGACCCGGCACCGCTGTGGCGGCTGTCGCTGCCCACGGCCAGTGGAGAACTCGACCTGCCGGGGCAGCAGCTGATCGACTGGGGCGGCGCGCAACGCTGGCTCAAGTCGACGGCACCGGCGCAGGAGATTCGCGAGCAGGTTGCCAAGGTCGGCGGCCATGCCACGGGCTACACGCCGGGGGATGACAGCACCGCCCCGCTGCCCGCCGCACTGATGCGCTATCACCACGCCCTCAAGCAGCAACTCGATCCCCAGGGCGTGTTCAACCCTGGCCGCCTGTACCCTGACCTGTGA
- the glcD gene encoding glycolate oxidase subunit GlcD produces MNILYDERVDGVLPAVDLPALLQALRDAIPDLEILHRAEDLKPYECDGLSAYRTVPLLVVLPERLEQVQTLLKLCHQRGVPVVARGAGTGLSGGALPLAKGILLVMARFNRILEVNPQGRFARVQPGVRNLAISQAAAPHGLYYAPDPSSQIACSIGGNVAENAGGVHCLKYGLTVHNLLKVEILTVEGERLTLGSDALDSPGFDLLALFTGSEGMLGIVTEVTVKLLPKPQVARVLLASFDSVEDAGRAVAEIIAAGIIPGGLEMMDNLAIRAAEDFIHAGYPVDAAAILLCELDGVEADVQEDCERVADVLKQAGARDVRLACDEAERVRFWAGRKNAFPAVGRISPDYYCMDGTIPRRELPQVLKGISELSEEYGLRVANVFHAGDGNMHPLILFDANLPGELERAEAIGGRILELCVAVGGSITGEHGVGREKINQMCAQFNSDEITLFHAVKAAFDPQGLLNPGKNIPTLHRCAEFGALHVHHGQLPFPELERF; encoded by the coding sequence ATGAACATCCTCTACGACGAACGTGTCGACGGCGTGCTGCCTGCCGTGGACCTGCCCGCACTGCTGCAGGCGTTGCGTGATGCCATCCCCGACCTGGAGATCCTGCACCGCGCAGAAGATCTCAAGCCTTATGAATGCGACGGCCTCTCGGCCTACCGCACCGTGCCGCTGCTGGTAGTGCTGCCTGAACGCCTGGAACAGGTGCAGACCTTGCTCAAGCTCTGCCACCAGCGTGGCGTGCCGGTGGTGGCACGCGGTGCCGGCACCGGCCTGTCGGGCGGCGCGCTGCCGCTGGCCAAAGGCATCCTGCTGGTGATGGCGCGCTTCAACCGTATTCTCGAAGTCAACCCGCAAGGCCGCTTCGCCCGGGTGCAGCCCGGTGTGCGCAACCTGGCCATCTCCCAGGCCGCTGCGCCCCATGGCCTGTACTACGCCCCCGACCCGTCTTCGCAGATTGCCTGCTCGATCGGCGGCAATGTCGCGGAAAACGCCGGTGGCGTGCACTGCCTGAAATACGGCCTGACCGTACACAACCTGCTCAAGGTCGAGATCCTTACCGTCGAGGGCGAGCGCCTGACCCTGGGCAGTGACGCACTCGACAGCCCAGGCTTCGACCTGCTGGCGCTGTTCACCGGCTCCGAGGGCATGCTCGGCATCGTCACCGAAGTCACCGTCAAGCTGCTGCCCAAACCCCAGGTGGCACGGGTCCTGCTGGCCAGTTTCGACAGCGTCGAGGACGCCGGCCGCGCCGTGGCCGAGATCATCGCCGCCGGCATCATCCCCGGTGGCCTTGAGATGATGGACAACCTGGCGATCCGCGCCGCCGAGGACTTCATCCACGCCGGTTACCCGGTGGACGCGGCTGCCATTCTGCTGTGCGAGCTGGATGGCGTCGAAGCCGATGTCCAGGAAGACTGCGAGCGTGTCGCCGACGTGCTCAAGCAAGCCGGCGCCCGCGATGTGCGCCTGGCCTGTGACGAAGCCGAGCGCGTGCGCTTCTGGGCCGGGCGCAAGAATGCCTTCCCGGCGGTGGGGCGGATTTCCCCGGACTACTACTGCATGGACGGCACCATCCCGCGCCGCGAACTGCCCCAGGTGCTCAAGGGCATCAGTGAACTGAGCGAGGAATACGGCCTGCGCGTGGCCAATGTGTTCCACGCCGGCGACGGCAACATGCACCCGCTGATCCTGTTCGATGCCAACCTGCCTGGCGAACTGGAACGCGCCGAGGCCATCGGTGGGCGCATCCTCGAACTGTGCGTGGCAGTGGGCGGCAGCATCACCGGCGAGCACGGCGTGGGGCGCGAGAAGATCAACCAGATGTGCGCGCAGTTCAACAGCGACGAAATCACCCTGTTCCATGCCGTGAAAGCGGCGTTCGACCCGCAAGGGCTGCTCAACCCGGGCAAGAACATCCCCACCCTGCACCGCTGCGCCGAATTCGGCGCCCTGCACGTGCATCACGGGCAACTGCCCTTCCCTGAGCTGGAGCGTTTCTGA
- a CDS encoding MFS transporter translates to MSSTTFNAPSLDGTAPDAERQALRKAARASFMGNFVEWFDYAAYGYLATIIAATFFPQADKTSGLLATFAVFALSFLVRPLGGVVWGHFGDRHGRRNALSWSILIMSLSTFCIGLLPGYAQIGLWAPGLLLLIRLVQGFSASGEYAGAAAFLAEYAPPGRRGLYTSIVPASTAAGLLFGAAFVAVLHELLSSEDLHSWGWRLPFLLAAPFGLVGRYIRMSLQDTPKFLEMEQRLERKACMTPAPIRELLAHHRRSLAIGLGVTCLNAVAFYLLLSYMPTYLSSEMGMSERDSFIASTVSLATYIGLIFLMGRLSDQFGRKAMLVVASLLFLGLTVPLFKLLDGQPLLVILAIQIFFGAMLAMNDGTLPCLLAEIFPTSVRFSGFALSFNLANALFGGTAPFIATWLIQATGSKLAPAGYLLAAALVALLAMLMCRETAHSALQD, encoded by the coding sequence ATGTCCAGCACCACCTTCAACGCTCCTTCCCTCGACGGCACCGCACCAGACGCCGAACGCCAGGCCCTGCGCAAGGCCGCGCGTGCCAGTTTCATGGGCAATTTCGTCGAATGGTTCGACTACGCCGCCTACGGCTACCTCGCCACCATCATTGCAGCTACCTTCTTCCCACAGGCAGACAAGACCAGCGGCCTGCTGGCGACCTTTGCCGTATTTGCCCTGTCATTTCTGGTCCGCCCGCTGGGTGGTGTGGTCTGGGGCCACTTCGGTGACCGCCACGGGCGGCGCAACGCCCTGTCGTGGTCGATCCTGATCATGTCGTTGTCGACATTTTGCATCGGGCTGCTTCCGGGTTATGCGCAGATCGGCTTGTGGGCGCCCGGCCTGCTGCTGCTGATCCGCCTGGTGCAGGGCTTTTCGGCCTCGGGGGAATACGCCGGTGCCGCAGCATTTCTTGCCGAATACGCCCCGCCAGGCCGGCGCGGGCTGTACACCAGCATCGTGCCGGCCAGCACCGCTGCGGGGCTGCTGTTCGGTGCGGCATTCGTCGCGGTGCTGCATGAACTGTTGAGCAGCGAAGATCTGCACAGCTGGGGCTGGCGCCTGCCATTTCTGCTGGCGGCACCGTTCGGCCTGGTGGGCCGGTACATCCGCATGAGCCTGCAGGACACGCCGAAGTTCCTGGAAATGGAGCAGCGCCTGGAACGCAAGGCCTGCATGACTCCTGCACCGATCCGTGAGCTGCTGGCTCACCACCGCCGCAGCCTGGCCATCGGCCTCGGGGTCACCTGCCTCAATGCGGTGGCGTTCTACCTGTTGCTCAGTTATATGCCGACCTACCTGTCCAGCGAGATGGGCATGAGCGAGCGTGATTCGTTCATCGCCTCGACGGTGTCACTGGCCACTTACATCGGCCTGATCTTCCTGATGGGGCGGCTGTCCGACCAGTTCGGTCGCAAGGCCATGCTGGTGGTGGCGTCGTTACTCTTTCTCGGCCTGACCGTGCCGCTGTTCAAGCTGCTCGATGGCCAGCCACTGCTGGTGATCCTGGCGATCCAGATCTTCTTCGGCGCGATGCTGGCCATGAACGACGGTACCTTGCCGTGCCTGCTCGCCGAAATCTTCCCGACCTCGGTGCGCTTCAGTGGCTTTGCGCTGAGCTTCAACCTGGCCAATGCGCTGTTTGGCGGTACAGCCCCCTTCATCGCCACGTGGCTGATCCAGGCCACGGGCAGCAAGCTGGCGCCGGCCGGTTACCTGCTGGCGGCGGCGCTGGTGGCCTTGCTGGCGATGTTGATGTGCCGGGAGACCGCGCATTCAGCCCTGCAGGATTGA
- the glcC gene encoding transcriptional regulator GlcC, producing MGIEGKAKVADQVAERVERLIVEGVLKVGQALPSERRLVEKLGCSRSALREGLRILRGRGIIDTEQGRGSFVTDLNGQASATPLMHLFSSQPRTLFDLLEVRALLEAESARLAALRATDIDRLLIRRRYEEMLDAHAAAEALDAREHARRDHAFHRAISEASHNPVLVHTLQSLSDLTLSTVFASVNNLYCRPAQKRQIDRQHARLYHAVMEQLPEQAQRAAREHINGICDSLREIEQEEQRLVRATMRMDGWG from the coding sequence ATGGGGATTGAAGGCAAGGCCAAGGTCGCCGACCAGGTGGCCGAGCGGGTCGAGCGGCTGATCGTCGAGGGCGTGCTCAAGGTCGGCCAGGCCTTGCCCTCGGAACGGCGCCTGGTCGAAAAGCTCGGCTGCTCGCGTTCGGCGCTGCGTGAAGGCCTGCGCATCCTGCGCGGGCGCGGCATCATCGACACCGAGCAGGGGCGCGGTTCGTTCGTCACCGACCTCAACGGGCAGGCCAGCGCCACGCCGTTGATGCACCTGTTCAGCTCACAGCCGCGCACGCTGTTCGACCTGCTGGAGGTGCGTGCCTTGCTGGAGGCCGAGTCGGCACGCCTGGCGGCCTTGCGCGCCACCGATATCGACCGCCTGCTGATCCGCCGGCGCTACGAAGAGATGCTCGACGCCCATGCCGCTGCCGAAGCGCTCGATGCTCGTGAACACGCGCGGCGTGACCATGCGTTTCACCGGGCGATCAGCGAGGCGTCGCACAACCCGGTGCTGGTGCATACCTTGCAGTCGCTGAGCGACCTGACCTTGAGCACGGTGTTCGCCTCGGTCAACAACCTTTACTGCCGCCCGGCGCAGAAGCGCCAGATCGACCGCCAGCATGCACGGTTGTATCACGCGGTGATGGAGCAGTTGCCCGAGCAGGCGCAACGGGCGGCGCGCGAGCATATCAACGGGATTTGCGACAGCTTGCGTGAGATCGAGCAAGAGGAGCAGCGCTTGGTCAGGGCGACCATGCGCATGGATGGCTGGGGCTAG
- the glcF gene encoding glycolate oxidase subunit GlcF — MQTNLSESAKRLARGEEAESILRSCVHCGFCTATCPTYQLLGDELDGPRGRIYLIKQVLEGAPVTASTQLHLDRCLTCRNCETTCPSGVKYHDLLDIGRAVVEQQVPRPLGQRLLRQGLRAVVPRPALFKALTRTGQALRPVLPASLKNKLPAQVAPAGKRPAPRHARRILLLEGCVQAALSPNTNAATARLLDRLGISVEPAYEAGCCGAVDYHLNAQEQGLQRARRNIDAWWPAIEAGAEAIVQTASGCGAFVREYGHLLEKDPHYAAKAARVSALSRDLVEVLRDEPVEQLGVCAEQRLAFHCPCTLQHALKLGGQVESLLTRLGFTLTPVPDGHLCCGSAGTYSLTQPTLSRQLRDNRLNALESGNPQIIATANIGCQTHLDGAGRTPVRHWIEIVEAALNQENSHA; from the coding sequence ATGCAAACCAACCTGAGCGAAAGCGCCAAGCGCCTGGCCCGCGGCGAAGAAGCCGAAAGCATCCTGCGTTCGTGCGTGCACTGCGGTTTCTGCACGGCCACCTGCCCGACCTACCAGTTGCTCGGCGACGAACTGGACGGGCCTCGTGGGCGCATCTACCTGATCAAGCAGGTACTCGAAGGGGCACCGGTCACCGCCAGCACGCAGCTGCACCTTGACCGCTGCCTGACCTGCCGCAACTGCGAAACCACCTGCCCTTCAGGGGTGAAGTACCACGATCTGCTGGACATCGGCCGCGCCGTGGTCGAGCAACAGGTACCACGCCCGCTCGGCCAGCGCCTGCTGCGCCAGGGCCTGCGTGCGGTGGTGCCGCGCCCGGCGCTGTTCAAGGCCCTGACCCGCACCGGCCAGGCCCTGCGGCCGGTGCTGCCGGCCAGCCTCAAGAACAAGCTGCCGGCCCAGGTGGCGCCGGCCGGCAAACGGCCCGCGCCCCGCCATGCCCGGCGCATCCTGCTGCTCGAAGGCTGCGTGCAGGCCGCCTTGTCGCCCAACACCAATGCCGCCACCGCGCGCCTGCTCGACCGCCTGGGGATCAGCGTGGAACCGGCCTACGAGGCCGGCTGCTGTGGCGCGGTGGATTACCACCTCAATGCCCAGGAACAGGGCCTGCAACGCGCGCGGCGCAATATCGATGCCTGGTGGCCTGCCATCGAGGCGGGTGCAGAGGCCATAGTGCAGACCGCCAGTGGTTGCGGTGCCTTTGTGCGCGAATACGGCCATCTGCTGGAAAAAGACCCGCACTACGCCGCCAAGGCTGCACGGGTCAGTGCACTGTCGCGGGACCTGGTCGAAGTGCTGCGCGACGAGCCGGTCGAGCAGCTCGGCGTGTGCGCCGAACAGCGCCTGGCCTTCCATTGCCCGTGCACCCTGCAGCATGCGCTCAAGCTCGGCGGCCAGGTGGAAAGCCTGCTGACGCGCCTGGGCTTCACCCTCACCCCGGTGCCGGACGGCCACTTGTGCTGTGGCTCGGCCGGCACCTATTCACTGACCCAGCCCACGTTGTCGCGGCAACTGCGCGACAACCGCCTGAACGCACTGGAAAGCGGCAACCCGCAAATCATCGCCACTGCCAACATTGGTTGCCAGACCCACCTCGACGGGGCCGGGCGCACGCCAGTGCGGCACTGGATCGAAATCGTCGAAGCAGCCTTGAACCAGGAGAACAGCCATGCATAG
- a CDS encoding M24 family metallopeptidase, translated as MQMPQTLKIRNGDKVKPTFSAQEYAARHARLRAYMAEQDIEAAIFTSYHNVNYYSDFLYCSFGRPYALVVTHDKVVSISANIDGGQPWRRTLGTDNIVYTDWQRDNYFVAIQQALPLASRIGVEYDHLNLQNHAKLAACYPKAELLDIGTPCMRMRMIKSAEEQALIRHGARVADIGGAAVVEALRDQVPEYEVALHATQAMVREIARSFPDSELMDTWTWFQSGLNTDGAHNPVTSRKVNKGDILSLNCFPMIAGYYTALERTLFLDHCPDDHLRLWQANVEVHEAGLKLVRPGMRCCDIARELNEIFLRHDLLQYRTFGYGHSFGTLSHYYGREAGLELREDIDTVLEPGMVVSIEPMIMLPEGRPGAGGYREHDILIVNEHGAENITRFPYGPEHNIIRK; from the coding sequence ATGCAAATGCCCCAGACCCTGAAAATCCGCAATGGCGACAAGGTCAAGCCGACCTTCTCCGCACAGGAGTACGCCGCCCGTCATGCCCGCCTGCGGGCCTACATGGCCGAGCAGGATATCGAGGCGGCCATCTTCACCTCGTACCACAACGTCAACTACTACAGCGACTTCCTCTACTGCTCGTTCGGTCGTCCCTACGCGCTGGTGGTCACCCACGACAAGGTGGTGTCGATCAGCGCCAATATCGACGGCGGCCAGCCCTGGCGGCGCACGCTGGGTACCGACAACATCGTCTACACCGACTGGCAGCGCGACAACTACTTCGTCGCCATCCAGCAGGCCCTGCCGCTGGCCTCGCGCATCGGCGTCGAATACGACCACCTCAACCTGCAGAACCATGCCAAGCTCGCTGCCTGCTACCCCAAGGCCGAGCTGCTGGACATCGGTACACCGTGCATGCGCATGCGCATGATCAAGTCGGCCGAGGAGCAGGCGCTGATTCGCCATGGGGCACGGGTTGCCGATATCGGCGGGGCGGCGGTGGTCGAGGCGCTGCGCGACCAGGTGCCGGAATATGAAGTGGCGCTGCATGCCACCCAGGCGATGGTCCGTGAGATTGCCAGAAGCTTTCCCGACAGCGAGCTGATGGACACCTGGACCTGGTTCCAGTCCGGGCTAAACACCGACGGCGCGCATAACCCGGTCACCAGCCGCAAGGTCAACAAGGGCGACATCCTCAGCCTCAACTGCTTCCCGATGATCGCCGGCTACTACACAGCGCTGGAGCGCACCTTGTTCCTCGACCATTGCCCGGACGATCACCTGCGCCTGTGGCAGGCCAACGTCGAAGTGCATGAAGCGGGTCTCAAGCTGGTGCGCCCGGGCATGCGATGCTGCGACATCGCCCGCGAACTGAACGAGATCTTCCTGCGTCACGATTTGCTGCAGTACCGCACGTTTGGCTATGGCCACTCGTTCGGCACGCTGAGTCACTACTACGGCCGGGAAGCAGGGCTGGAGCTGCGCGAAGACATCGACACGGTCCTGGAGCCGGGCATGGTGGTGTCGATCGAGCCGATGATCATGCTGCCCGAGGGGCGGCCTGGGGCGGGAGGCTACCGCGAACATGACATCCTGATCGTCAATGAGCACGGTGCCGAGAACATCACCCGATTCCCGTACGGCCCGGAGCACAACATCATTCGCAAATAA
- a CDS encoding DUF2388 domain-containing protein translates to MRHLLLAPALLLLLPAGAALARVDAGDVATSAGVSASLYSTFKDDKRIIPARDELSAFVASGGAIRGAYVESALEQARKEHPGLQASDEELARAILSQDDPVAQH, encoded by the coding sequence ATGCGCCACCTACTCCTCGCCCCTGCGCTGCTGCTCCTGCTGCCTGCCGGTGCTGCCCTGGCCCGCGTCGATGCGGGCGACGTCGCCACCTCGGCCGGTGTTTCCGCTTCGCTGTATTCGACCTTCAAAGACGACAAACGGATCATCCCCGCCCGTGACGAGCTGTCTGCATTCGTTGCCAGTGGCGGTGCCATACGCGGCGCCTACGTGGAGTCGGCGCTGGAACAGGCTCGCAAGGAGCATCCCGGCCTGCAGGCCAGTGACGAAGAGCTGGCTCGGGCAATCCTCTCCCAGGATGACCCGGTCGCCCAGCATTGA
- the katG gene encoding catalase/peroxidase HPI, translated as MSNESKCPFHQTAGGGTTNRDWWPDQLNLRILHQHSSKSSPDPDFDYAKAFKSLDFQALKKDLTALMTDSQDWWPADFGHYGPLFIRMAWHSAGTYRIGDGRGGAGSGQQRFAPLNSWPDNVSLDKARRLLWPIKQKYGNKISWADLIVLTGNVALESMGFKTFGFSGGRADVWEPDEDVYWGSEKVWLGGDTRYGKDQVKAQPPGQGDLVAEPAKHGEEQNRDLSAERNLENPLAAVQMGLIYVNPEGPEGNPDPVASGRDIRETFGRMAMNDEETVALIAGGHAFGKTHGAGPADNVGPEPEAAGLELQGLGWANKFGSGKGGDTITSGLEVIWTSTPTKWSNEYLNNLFNFEWELTKSPAGAHQWRPKDGKGAGTVPDAHDPARKHAPSMLTSDLALRFDPIYEPIARRFKDNPDQLADAFARAWYKLIHRDMGPLARYLGPEMPNEELLWQDPLPKVDHPLVGEQDIAGLKAKILASGLSVAELVATAWAAASTFRGSDKRGGANGGRLRLAPQKDWAANQGTGKVLAALEKIQSEFNAGGKKVSLADLIVLAGSAAVEKAAKDAGHNVSVGFRPGRVDASQAQTDVESFAVLEPLADGFRNFSKARYSVKAEKLLLDKAQLLTLTAPELTVLIGGLRVLGANHGGSKQGVFTDKPGTLSNDFFRNLLDMGVEWKPTSADNESFEGRDRKTGQVKWTGSRVDLVFGSHAQLRALSEVYGSSDGNDKFVKDFVAAWEKVMELDRFDLK; from the coding sequence ATGTCGAACGAATCGAAATGCCCGTTCCATCAAACCGCAGGTGGCGGCACCACCAACCGAGACTGGTGGCCTGACCAGCTCAACCTCAGGATCCTCCATCAACACTCGTCCAAGTCCAGCCCTGACCCGGACTTCGACTATGCCAAGGCGTTCAAGAGCCTTGACTTCCAGGCCCTGAAAAAAGACCTGACCGCCTTGATGACCGACTCCCAGGACTGGTGGCCAGCCGACTTCGGCCACTATGGCCCGCTGTTCATCCGCATGGCCTGGCATAGCGCCGGCACCTACCGCATTGGTGATGGCCGTGGCGGTGCCGGCTCTGGCCAGCAGCGTTTCGCGCCGCTCAACAGCTGGCCGGACAACGTCAGCCTGGACAAGGCCCGGCGCCTGCTGTGGCCGATCAAGCAGAAGTATGGCAACAAGATCTCCTGGGCCGACCTGATCGTGCTTACCGGCAACGTTGCCCTGGAGTCCATGGGCTTCAAGACCTTCGGTTTTTCCGGCGGCCGCGCCGATGTATGGGAACCGGACGAAGACGTGTACTGGGGCTCGGAAAAGGTCTGGCTGGGTGGTGATACCCGCTACGGCAAGGACCAGGTCAAGGCCCAGCCGCCCGGCCAAGGAGACCTGGTGGCGGAACCTGCCAAGCATGGTGAAGAACAGAACCGTGACCTTTCGGCCGAACGCAACCTGGAAAACCCCCTGGCTGCCGTGCAGATGGGCCTGATCTACGTCAACCCGGAAGGCCCGGAAGGCAACCCGGACCCCGTGGCATCGGGCCGGGATATTCGCGAAACCTTCGGCCGCATGGCCATGAACGATGAAGAAACCGTGGCGCTGATCGCCGGCGGCCACGCCTTCGGCAAGACCCACGGCGCCGGCCCGGCCGACAATGTCGGCCCTGAGCCTGAAGCGGCAGGCCTGGAGCTGCAGGGCCTGGGCTGGGCCAACAAGTTCGGCAGCGGCAAGGGTGGCGACACCATCACCAGCGGCCTGGAAGTGATCTGGACCTCGACGCCGACAAAATGGAGCAACGAGTACCTCAACAACCTGTTCAACTTCGAGTGGGAGCTGACCAAGAGCCCCGCCGGTGCCCATCAATGGCGGCCGAAGGACGGCAAGGGCGCGGGCACCGTGCCGGATGCACACGATCCGGCCAGGAAGCATGCCCCGTCGATGCTGACTTCCGACCTGGCCCTGCGTTTCGACCCGATCTACGAACCGATCGCCCGGCGCTTCAAGGACAACCCGGACCAACTGGCCGACGCCTTCGCCCGCGCCTGGTACAAGCTGATCCACCGTGACATGGGCCCGCTGGCTCGCTACCTGGGCCCGGAGATGCCCAACGAAGAGCTGCTGTGGCAAGACCCGTTGCCGAAAGTCGACCACCCGCTGGTGGGCGAGCAGGACATCGCCGGGCTCAAAGCCAAGATTCTCGCAAGCGGGCTGAGCGTCGCCGAACTGGTGGCCACCGCCTGGGCAGCTGCCTCGACCTTCCGTGGCTCGGACAAGCGCGGTGGGGCCAACGGTGGCCGCCTGCGCCTGGCGCCGCAGAAGGACTGGGCGGCGAACCAGGGCACCGGCAAGGTACTGGCAGCCTTGGAGAAGATCCAGAGCGAGTTCAACGCCGGTGGCAAGAAGGTCTCCCTGGCCGACCTGATCGTCCTCGCAGGCTCCGCGGCAGTGGAAAAGGCCGCCAAGGATGCCGGGCACAACGTCAGCGTGGGCTTCCGCCCGGGCCGCGTCGATGCTTCCCAGGCGCAGACTGACGTCGAGTCGTTCGCCGTGCTCGAGCCGCTGGCCGACGGCTTCCGCAACTTCAGCAAGGCCCGTTACAGCGTCAAGGCCGAGAAGCTGTTGCTGGACAAGGCGCAACTGCTGACCCTCACCGCGCCGGAGCTGACCGTGCTGATCGGCGGCCTGCGTGTGCTCGGCGCCAACCATGGCGGCAGCAAGCAGGGCGTGTTCACCGACAAGCCTGGCACCCTGAGCAACGACTTCTTCCGCAACCTGCTGGACATGGGCGTGGAGTGGAAGCCGACTTCGGCGGACAACGAAAGCTTCGAGGGCCGCGACCGCAAGACCGGGCAAGTGAAATGGACCGGCAGCCGGGTCGATCTGGTGTTCGGCTCGCATGCGCAGCTGCGGGCGCTGAGCGAGGTGTATGGCAGCAGCGATGGCAATGACAAGTTCGTCAAGGACTTCGTGGCGGCCTGGGAAAAAGTGATGGAGCTGGACCGCTTCGACTTGAAATAG